In a single window of the Littorina saxatilis isolate snail1 linkage group LG5, US_GU_Lsax_2.0, whole genome shotgun sequence genome:
- the LOC138966633 gene encoding jouberin-like: MAEDGLEVQPKPRKRKEKIAKAEEIPLQDRSGTQLRVDELLQQVVAQTTKDAVTEAKKKKKKKPKGDGDDLVLESLRKGKGIAGLHKEEDTALLNNIYEPDNSPKNEKSNKQRQKKLQADSAEKPLKDNLEIAEAEKKKGKRKKKTETTDQEITSLPPVRTAKQVEDETAPTPAPREKKKKKKTSEDEVPSPEETVSPRPEPRERKKKKKPSEDTQSPREDTASPEPETPGSPRRALKKKMKKLVDQLESQSPAEDSINTETETPVTSPRRRKKKKAEETEPTVPEEAEPVSTDEPVSSPKKEKKKKKEAGAAVAEEAEQSPSEEAVVSPREEKKKKKKKDKKEEEATGIEDEAAKGDTQEEEAAETTKAKKKKKKKGEEGTGDAETAEDEQAETAGLNAPDDGEVLAVLVHRTDKLKNDFNILHPVIRVHVVDENTGQYLTKQHKDRPVASFYELKNENVEDILPIMTQPFDFKQKKSTIPMWEELLVFNENFNYFIQSSPKTLLLFELRDFISMHSTNNKSESGWHRIAWGFLKLVGGNGKINEGSKLRLQLFQIPTRRFPKTGQPEVYHWWKSHQRNAYPSTLYVTVKSIVPPDNIEPSMRSMFATQQEQGAMTYEDLKRSMNWDSKAHKLEARPMTSWSRLFGQLCRIPNNLILTLPAQKKGCFVIRFSHDGRSLACACGSKDGFPILIYEIPSGQVKTELHGHFSLVYDMSWSRKDTHLASASADGTVRVWNILEDKQMAERVLPHPGFVYCCKFHPRLDSIIVSGCYDQVLRVWDLSQDEEGGQLSQEIEDHHGYINSICFDDDDGLKMYSADSVGVVNIWNVYITDEPDRRPFVRDWTLYHKLQEPEMKDVQINHIEMHPSGRRLLVHCRDNVIRMFDLRVQRVMQQYIGAVNFREKLGSCITPCGTFVFAGSEDNFVYAWNTDTGDQVARYAELNYQNPVTDVAYHPRDHILAVCSFGENHPVLVYKYDPFTAQVDAGLTPRAPDETTDIEHIPDGQLSPRKEDELSSARAKVMSKDEFTAYETLRYNRVLKKLDSATMQMSQMPGAVTMDTSRRMDTIGRSGVIGSWSQTDTGSYLATPRSGMPAPSMMSPHAPPTMLSTVQQQQFASQNLYMKQADSAWRPSFSEVGRHGNKHSSFFGRPAQIALDTSQGKAQFTFQSPLGSTKKQKKVVALYDYKAQRSDELTIFSGDTILLLYKDGEQWWMGELADGQQGFFPANYVAAADDDEEEQEAARKSYTAVRTKEGELKFLSGGEDSDTEVGGSTSNLRKSGQSNGKKKKVHYGD; the protein is encoded by the exons TTGGAGTCACTGCGCAAAGGTAAGGGAATAGCAGGTCTTCACAAAGAGGAGGACACCGCTCTGTTGAACAACATCTATGAGCCAGACAACAGTCCTAAGAATGAAAAGAGCAACAAACAGAGGCAGAAAAAGCTGCAAGCAG ATTCAGCTGAGAAGCCCTTGAAAGACAACCTTGAAATTGCTGAAGcagagaagaagaaggggaaaaggaaaaagaagacaGAGACAACAGATCAGGAAATAACCTCTCTTCCGCCCGT TCGGACTGCAAAGCAAGTGGAGGATGAAACGGCGCCCACTCCTGCACcacgggaaaaaaagaagaaaaagaaaacttcGGAAGATGAAGTTCCCTCTCCTGAAGAAACAGTCTCCCCAAGGCCAGAAccaagagagaggaagaagaagaagaagccatcGGAAGACACACAGTCTCCTCGTGAAGACACAGCATCTCCAGAACCTGAAACGCCAGGCTCCCCCCGCCGAGCCCTcaagaagaagatgaaaaaaTTGGTGGATCAGCTTGAATCACAATCCCCAGCAGAAGACAGCATCaacacagaaacagaaacaccaGTAACGTCCCccagaaggagaaagaagaagaaagccgAAGAAACAGAACCCACAGTTCCTGAAGAAGCGGAACCCGTCTCTACAGACGAACCTGTCTCTTCTCccaagaaagagaagaagaagaaaaaggaagCAGGAGCTGCTGTTGCAGAAGAAGCAGAACAGTCCCCCTCAGAGGAAGCTGTTGTTTCTCCCagggaagaaaagaagaaaaaaaagaagaaagacaagaagGAGGAAGAGGCGACGGGCATTGAAGACGAGGCAGCAAAAGGAGACACCCAGGAAGAG GAGGCAGCAGAAACCACAAaagccaagaagaagaaaaagaagaaag GTGAAGAAGGCACAGGAGATGCAGAAACAGCAGAAGATGAGCAAGCAGAGACGGCAGGGTTGAATGCACCCGATGACGGGGAGGTCCTGGCCGTTCTGGTCCATCGCACAGACAAACTGAAGAACGACTTCAACATCCTGCATCCAGTCATTCGTGTCCATGTTGTGGATGAAAACACTGGGCAGTACTTGACCAAGCAGCATAA GGATCGGCCGGTCGCTTCCTTCTACGAGCTGAAGAACGAAAATGTGGAAGATATATTACCCATCATGACGCAGCCTTTTGActtcaaacaaaaaaa ATCAACCATACCAATGTGGGAGGAGCTGCTTGTGTTCAACGAAAACTTTAACTACTTCATCCAGAGCTCACCTAAAACTTTGCTTCTCTTTGAG CTTCGTGATTTTATCAGCATGCACTCAACCAACAACAAGTCAGAGAGTGGTTGGCATCGCATTGCTTGGGGTTTTCTCAAG CTTGTGGGCGGCAATGGAAAAATCAACGAAGGATCCAAACTTCGTCTTCAGCTCTTCCAGATTCCTACACGTCGCTTCCCTAAAACTGGACAGCCAGAG GTGTACCACTGGTGGAAGTCACATCAGCGTAACGCTTACCCCTCTACGCTGTATGTAACGGTGAAAAGTATTGTGCCACCTGACAACATTGAGCCCTCAATGCGATCCATGTTTGCCACACAACAG GAGCAAGGTGCCATGACGTACGAAGACCTAAAGCGTAGCATGAACTGGGACTCGAAGGCTCATAAGCTGGAAGCACGACCCATGACCTCTTGGAGTCGTCTGTTCGGGCAACTGTGTCGAATCCCTAACAATCTCATCCTGACCTTGCCTGCCCAAAAGAAGGGCTGTTTTGTCATCCGTTTCTCGCATGATGGCAG GAGCTTGGCTTGTGCATGCGGGAGCAAAGATGGCTTCCCTATTCTAATCTATGAG ATTCCATCGGGTCAAGTGAAGACAGAGCTGCACGGTCACTTCAGTCTTGTGTACGACATGTCCTGGTCCAGAAAAGACACACACCTTGCGTCTGCCTCTGCTGATGGCACTGTCAG AGTGTGGAACATCCTGGAAGACAAACAGATGGCAGAGCGAGTGTTGCCTCACCCAGGCTTTGTGTACTGCTGCAAGTTCCACCCTCGTCTGGACAGCATCATCGTGTCCGGCTGCTACGACCAGGTGCTCCGAGTCTGGGACCTCAGTCAGGACGAGGAGGGGGGACAG CTGAGCCAGGAGATAGAGGATCACCATGGTTACATCAACTCCATCTGTTTTGATGACGATGATGGCCTGAAGATGTATTCTGCAGACAGTGTGGGTGTCGTCAACATCTGGAACGTCTACATCACTGATGAGCCTGACCGCAGAC CATTCGTGCGAGATTGGACCTTGTACCATAAATTACAAGAACCTGAAATGAAG GATGTTCAAATCAACCACATAGAGATGCACCCCAGTGGTCGACGTCTGTTGGTTCACTGCAGAGACAACGTCATTCGCATGTTTGACTTGAGAGT ACAACGGGTGATGCAGCAGTACATTGGAGCAGTCAACTTCAGGGAAAAACTGGGCAGCTGTATTACACCTTGTGGCACATTTGTCTTTGCAGGCAGCGAAGACAACTTTGTCTATGcttggaacacagacacag GAGATCAGGTTGCACGCTATGCAGAACTGAACTACCAGAATCCAGTGACGGATGTGGCCTACCACCCTCGTGACCACATCTTGGCCGTCTGCTCTTTTGGAGAGAACCATCCCGTCCTTGTCTACAAATATGACCCGTTCA CTGCTCAGGTGGATGCAGGTCTGACGCCCAGAGCACCTGACGAAACAACAGACATTGAACACATTCCTGACGGACAACTCAG CCCACGGAAGGAGGATGagctgtcgtctgctcgtgccaAGGTCATGTCCAAAGACGAATTCACAGCTTATGAAACCCTGCGCTACAACCGTGTTTTGAAGAAACTGGACTCTGCAACT ATGCAAATGTCACAAATGCCAGGAGCAGTCACCATGGATACGAGTCGTAGAATGGACACGATTGGTCGGTCGGGAGTGATAGGATCATGGAGCCAAACTGATACAGGATCATATCTTGCCACACCGCGATCAGGA ATGCCAGCACCAAGTATGATGTCTCCCCATGCTCCTCCCACAATGCTGTCTACAGTACAACAACAGCAGTTTGCATCACAGAATCTCTACATGAAGCAGGCCGACTCTGCTTGGAGACCAAGTTTCTCAGAAG TGGGTCGTCATGGCAACAAACATTCCTCATTCTTTGGCAGACCAGCACAGATTGCACTAGATACT tCACAAGGCAAGGCCCAGTTCACCTTCCAGTCTCCCCTCGGCAgcacaaagaaacaaaagaag GTGGTGGCGCTGTATGACTACAAGGCGCAGCGGTCAGATGAGCTGACCATATTCAGTGGCGACACCATCCTCCTGCTGTACAAAGATGGCGAGCAATGGTGGATGGGAGAACTGGCCGACGGCCAGCAGGGATTCTTCCCGGCTAACTATGTCGCTGCTGCTG acgatgatgaggaggagcaggaggctGCCAGAAAATCG TACACTGCTGTGAGGACGAAGGAGGGAGAGCTGAAGTTCCTGTCAGGTGGAGAAGATTCAGATACTGAGGTCGGTGGTTCTACAAG TAATCTCCGAAAGAGCGGCCAAAGCAacggcaagaagaagaaagtgcaCTACGGAGACTGA